Within the Pseudomonas chlororaphis subsp. aurantiaca genome, the region CCGAGATGTACCCGGTGCCGCCAAAGGCCGAAACCTACGCTACCACCGAGCGCTACATCGGTAACTGGTTCAAGGCTCGCGGCGATCGCGCCGACTGGATCCTGGCCAGCAAGATCGCCGGCCCTGGCAATACCATCGACTACATCCGCGACAAGCAGCTCAAACACAACCGCAAGCACATAGCCCAAGCCGTGGACGCCAGCCTCAAGCGCCTGCAAGCCGACTGGATCGACCTCTACCAGTTGCACTGGCCGGAGCGCAGCACCAACTTCTTCGGCCAACTGGGCTACAAGCACAAGGAAGAAGACTTCACCCCGCTGGAGGAAACCCTCGAAGCCCTGGACGAGCAGGTCAAGGCCGGCAAGATCCGCCACATCGGCCTGTCCAACGAAACGCCCTGGGGCACCATGAAGTTCCTGGCCCTGGCCGAGAGCCGCGGCTGGCCACGGGCGGTATCGATCCAGAACCCGTACAACCTGCTCAACCGCAGCTTTGAAGTGGGCCTGGCGGAAATCGCCATTCGCGAACAATGTGGATTGCTGGCCTATTCGCCCCTGGCGTTCGGCTTCCTCTCCGGCAAATACGAAGGTGGCGCGCGCCCGGCCAAAGGCCGCCTGAGCCTGTACAGCCGCTTCAGTCGCTACTTC harbors:
- a CDS encoding NADP(H)-dependent aldo-keto reductase; protein product: MDYRQLGRTDLNVSAICLGTMTWGEQNSESEAFAQIERAKAAGINFIDTAEMYPVPPKAETYATTERYIGNWFKARGDRADWILASKIAGPGNTIDYIRDKQLKHNRKHIAQAVDASLKRLQADWIDLYQLHWPERSTNFFGQLGYKHKEEDFTPLEETLEALDEQVKAGKIRHIGLSNETPWGTMKFLALAESRGWPRAVSIQNPYNLLNRSFEVGLAEIAIREQCGLLAYSPLAFGFLSGKYEGGARPAKGRLSLYSRFSRYFNPQSEAACSRYVALAREHGLDPAQMALAFVTQQPFVTSNIIGATTLEQLDSNIASLELKLSNEVLAGIEAIHKDHPNPAP